Part of the Nicotiana tabacum cultivar K326 chromosome 20, ASM71507v2, whole genome shotgun sequence genome, TTGAACCCCCTTCACTATATAAtaattgaattttatttttttacaattcacatataacaaaaaaagaagaagaagttacTTTTACCCTTTTTGCACCGTGTAATTTTCCAGCGAAAGGGGTTTGATAGTAAAAATAATATTGGAACTGAACATGTTTGTGTATACTACAGCTAGTTGCAGAATTAATCCTTACCTATCTTTCCTCCTGCCAAGGAACCTATGAAGTGCAGATCTTCTTGCAATAGGTAAATCTGAAGTGGACAAACACAAAACACCTATCATAAagcaaattaagaaaattataagTATAGTTCAATCTTAAATCCATCCAATGTATCTTAAATTTCGTTTACGATCTTGGCATATAcattaagaaaattatttaatacTATCATGAGTCATAAATATTATTCGACTACATTATCCATTATCGCTCATCAAAATGGATAATAAAACTGATACTTTTTAGAAAAGTAGCCTCAATGTACACGCGTTGAGCTAGAAAGAAATCTACCAGGGCAAAAATATATAGATGCAAGATAGAAAAGAGGAGTGCATGCTTTTTCCTTTTCCATCCGTGAATTGTCAATCAACCCATTCGTACGGTCTATGCTATAGAATATTTCTTAAACACACGACTTTTATACAAGGTATCAGActaaaaaatctattttctttgtGATTTTGTGGTTAGTCTTTGAAGAATTCACTTAGAATAAAGAAATTCAGAATATTACCTCAATCTCTGAAAATTAAATGATATAGTATAGCTCATTTATTGGAGCAAGGTAGTTGATATTTCATAAATGGGCACTTAATTTGTTCGGCTAAATATACAGTGTGATTTAGGAAAAGTAATTAAATGCTTACCAAAGGTGTTAGCAGCAGAATTAGGTGGACCAGTTTTATCCATACTGGTAGTGTTAAAAACGGCACAAGAATTGTGAGGGCTTCCTTTGCTAGCTAATAACATCATTGCTCTTGCTTTATCAGCTGGGAAATCATCAAACATTATTACTTTACCCCCATAGAATATAGACAACTGCGCTGCTTTTAACTCCTTTTGTATCTCTTTactggaaaaagaagaaaaaattaatCATTGTCACAGATTAGCAAACATAAGTAGTCTTCAAAATTAAATGAAGAAAGGAACGAACCTACTGTTGCTGGCTTTATTTATTGACGCTtccatttctgtaaaagaatttGTTGTGCCATTTTGATCTATGTCTTGCAATTGGTCCATTGTCTTGGTTGATTGTTCTTCCATGTTTGTCAAAAAATCCATGGTTGCAGTTTCCGTCACCTGAGATATATCAGTTTTTCCTGATCTTGTGTAACCTATAGCGGTCAATGAAAACCTTAGAGATCAGGAACCAAATTACATGAGATATATCCTCGTGCATAAATCTTAATTATTAATGGGCAAAGTTATTTGATAATTGGACGAGGAGCAAATAATACTCGCGTCCAAGCTGACCGAAGAAGAACATCAATATTATAAAAAGGAAAAAGCCTAGTCATGACAACTTTGATCCAAGCCCTACTGGCATGTTTTTGAAGCTTTTAAATGTGGATAGAGTTGCAATAACAATTTATAGCTTCTACAACATATTTCAGGCTTATTAATTATCCCCCTCTTTCTCCGGTTCCAGATCTAGTACGGGAACTCTATTATTTTGGCAAAAACTTTTTTATATTtggataaagataatgaaggttAATTAATTTAGCCAATCTTTTTTACAGATTTGGCTCGAAAATGAAAAATATACAGTTGgaataaatagtcattgcatctaAAGAAGAAGTAACACAACTGAAACTAAACTTTTATTATTTGGCCGAAAATAATGTAGTTGCAACAATTTAGTTTGTGCACAGTTTGCCCAAAGAAGGAAAAGTATATAGTCAAAATAAATAGCTACTgcatctaaagaagaagaaaaaaggaatatGCAGTTAGAACTCCATTAATTTggctaattttttttatttggctaaaatgaTAGAGTTTCAaccatttttttttgtaaaatttggtccaagaaaaaaaaatacacaagTGAAATAAATACCTATTATATTGCATCcaacaaatatataaaaagaaatataaattTGGGGTAAATGTTCATTGTATATTAAGAAGAGGTAAAATCATTGTATATGTATCACTATGTTGTAATTAACGATTAAAAAATTACCCTATTTGAAAACTGGTTTAGTTGATTTTTCTTTACTCTCATACGTCTAAAACAAAGTGTATCCACGCTCTTTGCCAAATTAGTTTCCAAGAGGTAAACGATAACAAACAATCAAGTTCAAGGAGATAATATATATAGTTAAGACAATgcaaagttttatatatatatatatatataacgtgtCAAGTTTAAGAAGGTTTTTAAATATTCTGTCGGAAATTTTCCTTAAAATTTAACTCCATATAACAAGAAGGGTTGCTCCGATAGTCAGTAACCCCTCACCTATAATTCCAAGGTTGTGGGTTCGAGTCACCAAACGAGCAATAACTCCAAAAAAGGAATCAAAGAGGAggggaattgaaaaaaaaaaaaactccataTAAATGAAGTAGAGAGAAGGAAGTAAATTAAACAAACAAATATGGAAACATAACAACTGAAATAATGGAGCTTAATTCTTTGGCTATTCCgataaagggcagcccggtgcactaattACTCCCGTTATGTGCGGGATTTGGGGAAGAACCGGATCGTAAGGGTTTATCGTATGCAGCCTTACTCTGTGCATTTCTACAAGATGCTGAtaatgtaaaaaagaaaaaatctatACCTGCGATTTCTCCGTCGCCATTGATTCCAAGATTGATGATATCTTTAAGGGCAGCCTTTCCATTGAGATACTGACTCAACAAGTTACAAGTCTGCATGTAACTACTTTTGCCATCTGAAGAAAGTTGCAAACTTGACATGTTTATACACTGCTAAATTATATTTATCTACTTAATTATACAATTCTTCTCTTTAGCTTGAGGGAAAATTATAAGTTTTGAAGAGGGAAATATATCTTGATCAATGGACAATGGTAGGTATACGGAGCTCAGGTAAAAGTTGTGCCACTAAAAGTTGTGCTTGTGGGGTTgtctttatttcttcatctattAGACAACCTTTTCACTTTCAATTATCCACGTTTAATTTGCTTCACCAAAACACAAAACTGTGTATACTACTAAGTTACTCGCACGGGTGTAGGTGTCCGATACGGGGTACGGATTTAGAGGTCGGATCCTTTAGATTCTGGGATACTGATCCTAATACGGGTACGTGTATGGGTGCAGGGATCCCGCTAACAataattcaaaatattaaaaaaaattctaaattatgagaaattttgtggaatacttacgtatagcttgtaaagtgtggatttctttttagttctcaagttgtagataagtaaagaATTGATTTTCCAAATAAGGtatgttattttcttcaaatttatccTTATTTTGGTTCTGATTTCGAGAATAAAATTGTATCTCGTCTCAAATTTTTCCTTCTATCATGGTCAAAGTATCCAAAATTATTTGACAAgatccggtacggatcccataACTAAACCTATACTAATGTGGGTCCGGaacctaaatattatttttttggactcAAATTACCTTAATaggtgttttaaaaaaaaatacatttctaTATATAGCGTGCAAAAACAAGTcgctatacattaacggtaaCGTctgccgttaaggtatagcgtcgTTTATTCATACGCTATATGGTCTGACGATTTGACTGCCACATATAGCGTCTTGTTATTGTACACTATATATAGCGTTTTCTTTTCATACGCTATACCCCAACTTAAATATTGCCCTTCATCTTCTTCCCCGACCACCCTTTCCCCCATTTTTTTAAAACCCCATTCTGGCCCCCCACTGCccgttattaaaaaaaaattgtgggcCCCTCCCGTCACACAAAAGGTTAAGAACGTAGGTCCCACATCGTATTAGAGCATTGCATTGTTGTGGTTTAACTCCTTCGTCTTCAAATTTTCACACAAAACACTCACTacatc contains:
- the LOC107779575 gene encoding protein TIFY 10b-like isoform X1 — translated: MSSLQLSSDGKSSYMQTCNLLSQYLNGKAALKDIINLGINGDGEIAGYTRSGKTDISQVTETATMDFLTNMEEQSTKTMDQLQDIDQNGTTNSFTEMEASINKASNSSKEIQKELKAAQLSIFYGGKVIMFDDFPADKARAMMLLASKGSPHNSCAVFNTTSMDKTGPPNSAANTFGVLCLSTSDLPIARRSALHRFLGRRKDRDTARAPYQVQNLLTTSSKNEEPTSVIRDQSHFDLNFTL
- the LOC107779575 gene encoding protein TIFY 10B-like isoform X2, encoding MSSLQLSSDGKSSYMQTCNLLSQYLNGKAALKDIINLGINGDGEIAGYTRSGKTDISQVTETATMDFLTNMEEQSTKTMDQLQDIDQNGTTNSFTEMEASINKASNSSKEIQKELKAAQLSIFYGGKVIMFDDFPADKARAMMLLASKGSPHNSCAVFNTTSMDKTGPPNSAANTFDLPIARRSALHRFLGRRKDRDTARAPYQVQNLLTTSSKNEEPTSVIRDQSHFDLNFTL